A region from the Sutcliffiella horikoshii genome encodes:
- a CDS encoding DUF2777 family protein — MNLQKRKNIIYEQKRSYTCGTIENINEQWIFFEAEDDEAFLLEEISEEGIEILFSNEWVPGVLLETGQVVLHTKHLYELNNGDAVRVRKRLPQPYMEWLEELSEEAFTKFTTLLNNSNISIYDCIYCYNTMQFMDNIKEPSGVNFLVYDNETFICSVQHHFSRGKTVTDRFEYTLQTGKRYMFTNMERRKAE, encoded by the coding sequence GTGAATCTTCAAAAAAGAAAAAACATCATTTATGAACAGAAACGCTCCTATACATGCGGGACAATTGAAAATATAAACGAACAATGGATTTTCTTTGAAGCCGAGGACGATGAAGCATTTCTTTTGGAGGAGATTTCAGAAGAAGGCATTGAAATTCTCTTTTCAAACGAATGGGTACCAGGGGTGTTATTAGAAACCGGTCAAGTTGTGTTACATACCAAGCATTTATATGAGTTAAACAATGGAGATGCCGTGCGTGTCCGTAAAAGACTTCCGCAGCCCTATATGGAGTGGCTTGAAGAATTGTCGGAAGAAGCTTTCACAAAGTTCACCACTCTATTGAACAACTCCAATATATCCATCTATGATTGTATTTATTGTTATAACACCATGCAGTTCATGGATAATATTAAAGAGCCATCCGGGGTGAATTTCCTTGTTTATGATAATGAGACATTTATATGTTCCGTTCAACACCACTTTTCAAGAGGCAAAACGGTGACCGATCGATTTGAATACACCCTGCAAACCGGCAAAAGATACATGTTCACCAACATGGAGCGCAGAAAAGCTGAATGA
- the asnB gene encoding asparagine synthase (glutamine-hydrolyzing): MCGIAGWIDWKKDIKDQKDIVKKMAETLSLRGPDDTNIWMDRHVGFGHKRLAVVDLEGGKQPMTRNKAEDNYTICYNGELYNTEDIRKELMKRGYGFKGHSDTEVLLTAYMEWKEECVHHLNGIFAFAIWDEEEEKLFIARDRLGVKPLFYHQGEGTLLFGSELKALLAHPEVSSEVGYDGLAEIFGLGPSRSPGHGLFHAIKELRPAHLMIMSKREGLKIKRYWNVESRPHTDSFEETVEKVRYLFTDAVTRQLVSDVPVCTFLSGGLDSSAITAIAANAFKNEGKPPLNTYSIDYEENDKYFKANEFQPNSDEKWIRKMTETFGTVHHQSIISQTNLAAYLKEAVLVRDQPGMADIDSSLLWFCREIKQNYVVSLSGECADEIFGGYPWFHRPEDLASSNFPWMRSTQARMELLRPEWRRKLKLDEYITSKFEETVAETPRLEGESLVEARRRELFYLNMIWFMTTLLDRKDRMSMGASLEVRVPFADHRLVEYVWNIPWEMKMHGNREKGILRKALEGILPDEVLYRKKSPYPKTHHPVYTKLVRNWLKEILEDTHSPLLEFMDKKKLQEIVSSEGKAFQVPWFGQLMTGPQLLAHLAQIHVWFTHYGVTIKE; the protein is encoded by the coding sequence ATGTGCGGTATTGCTGGATGGATAGATTGGAAGAAAGATATTAAGGATCAGAAGGATATAGTAAAAAAGATGGCGGAAACTTTATCATTGCGTGGTCCGGATGATACAAACATTTGGATGGACCGTCATGTGGGATTTGGCCATAAACGTTTAGCTGTTGTTGACCTTGAAGGCGGGAAGCAGCCGATGACAAGGAATAAAGCAGAGGATAACTATACGATCTGTTATAACGGTGAGCTTTATAATACAGAAGATATTAGAAAAGAATTGATGAAAAGAGGCTATGGCTTTAAAGGGCATTCTGACACAGAAGTTTTACTGACGGCCTATATGGAATGGAAAGAAGAGTGTGTCCATCATTTAAATGGCATTTTTGCTTTTGCCATTTGGGATGAAGAAGAGGAAAAGTTATTCATTGCAAGAGACAGACTTGGGGTGAAGCCTTTATTTTACCATCAAGGGGAGGGGACGTTGCTTTTTGGATCCGAACTGAAAGCACTGCTCGCTCACCCGGAAGTCTCGAGTGAGGTTGGATACGACGGATTGGCAGAAATCTTTGGACTTGGACCTTCTCGTTCACCAGGTCATGGCCTTTTTCATGCAATCAAAGAGCTGCGGCCGGCACATTTAATGATTATGAGTAAAAGGGAAGGGCTGAAAATCAAGCGATACTGGAATGTAGAGAGCAGGCCGCATACCGATAGTTTCGAGGAAACGGTGGAGAAAGTGCGCTATTTGTTCACGGATGCGGTAACAAGACAACTTGTATCAGATGTGCCGGTATGTACGTTCCTTTCGGGCGGCTTGGATTCAAGTGCCATTACGGCAATCGCTGCAAATGCTTTTAAAAATGAAGGAAAGCCTCCACTAAATACCTATTCCATTGATTATGAGGAAAATGATAAGTATTTCAAAGCAAATGAATTTCAGCCAAATTCCGATGAGAAGTGGATAAGAAAAATGACGGAAACCTTTGGTACCGTTCATCATCAATCCATTATTTCACAAACCAATCTTGCGGCATATTTAAAAGAAGCGGTGCTAGTAAGAGACCAACCGGGAATGGCGGATATAGACTCCTCTTTATTATGGTTTTGCAGGGAAATCAAACAGAATTATGTAGTAAGTCTTTCTGGGGAATGTGCAGATGAAATTTTTGGAGGTTACCCGTGGTTCCATCGACCAGAAGATCTTGCTTCAAGTAACTTTCCTTGGATGCGTTCCACCCAAGCCAGAATGGAGCTGCTTCGACCGGAATGGAGAAGAAAGCTGAAACTAGATGAATATATTACTTCCAAATTTGAAGAAACGGTAGCGGAGACGCCTAGATTAGAAGGAGAAAGTCTAGTTGAAGCGCGCAGACGCGAATTGTTCTATTTAAATATGATTTGGTTCATGACAACACTGTTAGATCGCAAGGACAGAATGAGTATGGGGGCAAGCTTGGAAGTTCGCGTTCCTTTTGCGGATCACCGATTGGTGGAGTATGTCTGGAATATCCCTTGGGAAATGAAAATGCACGGCAACAGGGAAAAGGGAATCTTGAGAAAAGCTTTAGAAGGAATACTTCCAGATGAAGTGCTTTACAGGAAAAAGAGTCCCTATCCAAAGACCCATCATCCAGTTTATACGAAATTGGTTAGAAACTGGCTGAAAGAAATTCTGGAAGATACACATAGTCCGTTACTTGAATTTATGGATAAGAAGAAGCTGCAAGAGATCGTTTCTTCAGAAGGGAAAGCCTTTCAAGTCCCTTGGTTCGGTCAGCTGATGACAGGTCCTCAACTATTAGCTCACCTCGCACAAATTCATGTATGGTTTACTCATTATGGTGTAACAATAAAGGAATAA